A region from the Peromyscus leucopus breed LL Stock chromosome 9, UCI_PerLeu_2.1, whole genome shotgun sequence genome encodes:
- the Fam167a gene encoding protein FAM167A, whose product MSVPRIQVEEVGEKDRPAGAAAPPDDHLLSLKALTEKLRLETRRPSYLEWQARLEEQTWPFPRSAAQQEAPLEQGACGGGEPSIPLRESRELLPPARSASQGDRPLTTGKLEGFRSIDEAITWLRKELAEMRLQDQQLARQLMRLRGDINKLKIEQTCRLHRRMLNDAAYELEERDELSDLFCDSPLASSFSLSTPLKLIGVTKMNINSRRFSLC is encoded by the exons ATGTCTGTGCCCCGGATCCAAGTGGAAGAAGTGGGTGAGAAAGACAGGCCAGCAGGGGCCGCCGCACCTCCCGATGACCACCTCCTCAGCCTGAAGGCCCTCACTGAGAAACTGAGGCTAGAGACCCGAAGACCCTCCTACCTGGAATGGCAGGCCAGGCTAGAGGAGCAGACGTGGCCTTTCCCAAGGTCAGCTGCCCAGCAAGAGGCCCCCTTGGAGCAGGGAGCATGTGGAGGTGGAGAGCCTTCGATACCTCTAAGGGAGTCCAGAGAGCTTCTTCCACCTGCCAGGAGTGCCAGCCAGGGTGACAGGCCACTGACCACGGGCAAGCTGGAAGGCTTCCGGAGTATCGATGAAGCTATAACGTGGCTCAGAAAGGAACTG GCAGAGATGCGGCTCCAGGACCAGCAGCTGGCCAGGCAGCTCATGCGCCTCCGTGGAGATATCAACAAGCTGAAGATTGAGCAGACCTGCCGCCTGCACAGGAGGATGCTCAATGATGCCGCCTATGAGCTGGAGGAGCGAGATGAGCTGTCTGACCTCTTCTGTGACTCCCCTCTGGCATCCTCTTTCAGCCTTTCCACACCACTCAAGCTCATCGGCGTCACCAAGATGAACATCAACTCCAGAAGGTTCTCTCTCTGCTGA